CCTGATCCAACTGTTCCACCATCGCCTTGGTGGCGCCTTTCTGCGGCCCGAACACCGCCGACGCGCCCTGTTTGCCGGTCAGCGGATTGGTGACATCGCAGGCCACCTCAAACCGGCACTGCCGGATACGCGGGTCCAGCGAGCGAGTATCAATGTGCGCTAGTCGCGCCAGCTCAGCGCCGCCAAACCCGATCGGCTGCTTCGCGTCGTCCAGCAACTGCGCGCCCAATGCCTGCACCATCCCAGCGCCGCCATCGTTGGTGGCGCTGCCGCCGATGCCGATAATACAGTGGCGAACGCCGTGATCGAGCGCGCAGCGAATCAGCTCGCCGGTGCCATAGCTGGTGGTCAGCAGCGGATTACGCAGGTGCGGCGGCACCCGTTCCAGTCCGCTGGCGGCCGCCATCTCGATGAACGCCGTTTTTTCATCCCCTGACAGCCCGAAAAAAGCGTCGGTATCATCGCCCAGCGGACCGGTGACGTTCACCTTGACGATTTTTCCGCGGGTTGCCGCCACCATGGCCTCCACGGTTCCCTCCCCCCCATCGGCGACCGGCAGTTTTACGTAGCTGGCGTCGGGGAACACCTCCCGAAAGCCGGCCTCAATCTGCGTCGCCACTTCCTGGGCGGATAAGCTCTCTTTGTAAGAATCCGGTGCGATAACTATTTTCATAAACGACTCGCGTCATCAACTACCCGCGCTGTAGGCTGTGTCCCGCAATTATTCGCGTCGCCGACGTAGAACCAGGGCCAAGTCACAGTGTCCCGCCTGACGCGGCGCGTGTCTGGCTTGCCAAACTACGCGGTTCGCGTCCGCTCTCGCTGCGATTTGACCGCCAGCCGCTGTCACGCACAATTGCGGGACACAACCAGGAACCGGCGCAAGTCAAAAATGTTCCGTTAACCGGGCGGCCCCGCGCCTTGTGCCGGCGCCGCCCCGTCAACTACCGAGTAACTTCCACTTTCGCCAGTTTCTCGTAATAACGAGCCAGCGCGCTGTGGTCGGCGCTGCCCAGATCGTCGGCCTTCAGCGCCTGCATCATTTCCATCACCGCGGCGGTCAGCGGCAACTGCGCCCCGACGCCGTGAGACGTATCCAGCGCGTTAGCCAGATCCTTGATATGCAGATCGATACGGAAACCGGGCTTAAAGTTGCGGTCCATCACCATCGGCGCCTTGGCATCCAGCACGGTGCTACCTGCCAGACCGCCGCGAATCGCCTGATACACCAGGTCCGGATTCACGCCGGCTTTGGTCGCCAGCACCAGCGCTTCCGACATGGCGGCGATATTCAGCGCCACGATGACCTGATTCGCCAGCTTGGTGACGTTGCCCGCGCCGATATCGCCGGTGTGCACCACCGAACCGGCCATCGCCTTCATCACCTCATAGCTGCTGTCGAACACCGCTTTGTCGCCGCCGACCATCACCGACAGCGTACCGTCGATCGCTTTTGGCTCGCCGCCGCTGACCGGCGCATCCAGCATAACGACGCCTTTTTCCGCCAGCGCCGCGGCAATTTCACGGCTGGCCAGCGGGGCGATAGAACTCATGTCGATCACCACCGCGCCTTTGCGCGCGCCCTCGATCACGCCGTTCTCACCCAACACCACCTCTTTTACATGAGGCGAGTTCGGCAGCATGGTAATCACGATATCGCTCTGCTCAGCGACCGCTTTCGGCGTTTCAGCCGAAGTGGCGCCCGCCGCGACAACTTCGGCGACCGCCGCGCTGTTTCTGTCCAGCACGACCAATGAGTAACCCGCTTTGATCAGGTTTTTGCTCATCGGTTTGCCCATGATACCCAGTCCAATAAAACCAATTTTCATTGCGATAACCTCGTTGTCCATTCAGTGACATGGTCAGATATGTTTACGGCCGATGCGGCCCTGATTAATCCAAGTTACTTTTTGAATTTGTCGCACAGCGCCTGCGTGGCGCCGCGGAACACGCCCAGATCGCTGCCCACCGCCACAAAACGCGCGCCCCATTCCAGATAACGGCGGGCATCCGCTTCCACCGGCGCCAGAATGCCGCTCGGCTTGCCGTGGGCGGCGGCGCGTTCAAAGATGTGGCGAATCACTTTCTGCACTTCCGGATGATTGGGCTGCCCCAGATACCCCAGCGCGGCCGACAGGTCGCCCGGGCCGACGAAAATGCCGTCAACGCCGTCCACCGCGGCGATCGCGTCCAGGTTGTCCACCCCTTCCTGCGTTTCGATCTGCACCAGCACGGTGATGTTGTCGTTAATGGTGGCGAAGTAGTTCGGTTCGGTGCCGTAAGCGTTGCTGCGATGTCCAACAGACACGCCGCGAATACCGGCCGGCGGATAACGGGTCGACGCCACGGCGCGGACGGCCTCCTCTTCGCTTTCCACAAACGGGATCAGGAAGTTGTAGAAGCCGATATCCAGCAAACGCTTGATGATTACCGGCTCATTACAGGGCGGACGCACCACCGGCGCGCTGTGGCTGCCTTTCAGCGCCATCAGTTGCGGAATAAAGGTGTTGATGTCGTTCGGCGCGTGCTCGCCGTCCAGTACCAGCCAGTCAAACCCCGCCAGCCCCAATACCTCGGTGGAAATCGGATTACCCAGTGCGCACCAGCAACCGATCAGGGTTTTCCCCTGCTGTAAATCCTGGCGAAATTGGTTAGGCAATAGTGGCGTCTTCATGTTTTGTCCTTACTCTTTACCTCGCCGCCCCGGATGGGCGGCGCGTCTTAATTAACGAACAACGATGGGTTAACGAACCAGACAGGGGCGTTTATTATCAAACGTCCATTTGGGAACCAGGTACTGCATGCCGACGGCGTCGTTACGCGCGCCCAACCCCATGTTTTTATACAGCTCATGAGCTTTCATTACCTGATCCATATCCAGTTCGACGCCCAGACCCGGTTTCTTCGGCACTTCGACCATACCGCCGACGATTTGTAACGGTTCTTTGGTCAAACGCTGATTACCTTCCTGCCAGATCCAGTGGGTATCAATGGCGGTGATGCGGCCCGGCGCGGCGGCAGCCACGTGGGTGAACATCGCCAGTGAAATATCAAAATGGTTGTTGGAGTGCGAACCCCAGGTCAAGCCCCACTCATGGCACATCTGCGCCACGCGCACCGACCCTTGCATGGTCCAGAAATGCGGGTCCGCCAGCGGGATATCCACTGATTGCAGGGAAATGGTGTGCCCCATCTGACGCCAGTCGGTGGCGATCATGTTGGTGGCGGTGGGCAACCCGGTGGCGCGGCGGAATTCCGCCATCACTTCACGGCCGGAGAAGCCCTGTTCGGCGCCGCACGGGTCCTCGGCGTAAGCCAGCACGCCGCGCAGTTGTTTGCCGAGGCGAATCGCTTCCTCCAGCGACCAGGCGCCGTTCGGGTCCAGCGTGATGCGCGCCTGCGGGAAATGTTTGGCCAGCGCGGTCACCGCTTCCGCTTCTTCGCTGCCGGCCAGCACGCCGCCTTTCAGTTTGAAATCGTTGAAGCCGTATTTTTCATACGCCGCTTCCGCCAGACGCACCACCGTTTCCGGCGTCAGCGCCTCTTCGTGGCGCAGGCGATACCAGTCGCATTTTTCATTCGGCTGGCTCTGGTACGGCAGGTCGGTCTTGTTGCGATCGCCGATGTAGAACAGATAGCCCAGCATCTCCACCGCGTCACGCTGTTGACCGTCGCCCAGCAACGCCGCCACCGGTACGTTCAGGAACTGCCCCAGCAGGTCCAGCATCGCGGCTTCAATGCCGGTTACCACGTGAATGGTGGTGCGCAGGTCGAAGGTTTGCAGGCCGCGGCCGGAGGAGTCGCGGTCGGCGAACTGGTTGCGCACCGCGGTCATCACGTTTTTGTATTCGCCCAGCGTTTTACCCACCACCAGCGCGGCGGCGTCTTCCAACGTCTGGCGGATCTTCTCGCCGCCGGGAATTTCACCCACACCGGTATGGCCCGCGTTGTCTTTGAGGATCACGATATTGCGGGTGAAGTACGGCGCGTGAGCCCCGCTGAGGTTTAGCAACATGCTGTCGTGCCCGGCGACAGGGATCACCTGCATACTGGTAATAACCGGGGTGGAACTTTGCGACGTCATGATAGTTTCCTTCTGTTAAAACGTTGAATTCTTAGGTAACTCACGTCCGAATACCGGGCGTTTGCGATCAAACTTCCAGCCGGGGATCAGGTACTGCATGGCCGCCGCGTCATTACGCGCGCCGCTCGGCAGTTTTTTGTGCAGCTCATGGGCTTTCATCACCTGTTCCATATCCAGTTCGATACCCAGCCCCGGTCGCTCCGGCACCTTGATTTTGCCGTTCACAATCTGCAGCGGTTCTTTGGTCAGATGCTGGCCTTCCTGCCAAATCCAGTGGGTGTCGATCGCCGTCGGCTTACCGGGCGCCGCGGCGCCTACGTGGGTGAACATCGCCAGCGAAATGTCGAAGTGGTTATTGGAGTGGCAACCCCAGGTCAACCCCCACTCGTCGCACAGCTGCGCCACTCGCACCGCGCCATGCATGGTCCAGAAATGCGGGTCCGCCAGCGGAATATCCACCGACTGCAACATCACGGCGTGGTTCATCTCACGCCAGTTGGTGGCGATCATGTTGGTGGCGACCGGCAAACCGGTGGCGCGACGGAATTCCGCCATCACCTCGCGGCCGGAGAAACCCTGCTCGGCGCCGCACGGATCTTCGGCGTAAGTCAGCACACCGTTCAGGCCCTTGCACAAGCCAATCGCTTCATCCAGCAGCCAGGCGCCGTTCGGGTCCACCGTGATGCGAGCATCCGGAAAACGCTTTTTCAGCGCCTTGACGGCGTCGATTTCCAGCTCGCCCGGCAGCACGCCGCCTTTCAGCTTGAAGTCTTTGAAGCCGTAGCGATCGGCCGCCGCTTCCGCCAGCCGCACCACCGATGCGCTGTCCATCGCCTTCTGATGACGCAGGTGATACCACGGATGCTTACCCTGCTCGCCTTCAAGATAAGGCAGATCGGTTTTGGTGCGATCGCCGATATAGAACAGGTAACCAAGCACCGTCACGTCGTCGCGCTGCTTGCCCGGCCCCAACAATTCAGCCACCGGCACATTCAGGTGCTGACCCAGCAGATCCAGCAGGGCGGCTTCCAGTGCGGCGACAGCGTTGACCCGCAATTCGAACGTCCAGGCGCCGTTGCCGAACGAGTCGAAATCCGAAGACTGGTTGCCTTTGTGAACCTGATGCACCAGATGGTTCATGCGCGCCACCTGCGCGCCCACCACCAGTGGGATTGCCGCCGTCAGCGTGTTGTAAATCACCTCGCCGCCCGGCGCTTCGCCTACGCCGGTGTGCCCGGCGTTGTCTGTCAGAATCACGATGTTACGGGTGAAATACGCCCCGTGCGCGCCGCCAATATTGAGCAACATGCTGTCATAGCCCGCGACGGGGATGACTTTCATGTCGGTAATGACAGGGGTGTCTTGCGTACTGCTCATAGTCTCATCCTTACCCTACATCATTGGGGTTTGTAGGGTTTCAATTCGATGCGCTTGATATCCTGCACGATGAACAGGAAGCTCAGAATCGCCACCAGCGCATGGATACCGACGTAGATCAGGCCGCCGTTGAACGAACCGGTGCTGCCGACGATGTAGCCGATGGCAATCGGAGTCACAATGCCGGAGATGTTGCCGAACATGTTGAACAGGCCGCCGCTCAGGCCGCTGATTTCTTTCGGCGCCGTATCCGCCATCACCGCCCAGCCCAGCGCGCCGATGCCTTTGCCGAAGAACGCCGCCGCCATCACCGCAATCACCACCCATTCCGTGGTGACGTAGTTACAAACCACCATCGACATGGAGAGCAACATACCCAGCACAATCGGCGTCTTACGGGCAACGGTAAGTGATTGGGTGCGACGCATCAGGTAATCGGAAATCACGCCGCCCAGCACGCCGCCCACGAATCCGCAAATGGCCGGGATCGACGCCACAAAACCGGCTTTCAGAATCGACATACCGCGCGCCTGAACCAGATACACCGGGAACCAGGTAATAAAGAAGTAGGTCAGCGCGTTGATGCAGTATTGACCAAGATAGACGCCCATCATCATGCGGGAAGTCAGTAATTGTTTAATCTGATGCCACTTCTCGCCGCGGGCGACCTCTTTTTTCGTCGCCGACACATCCATGTTGACCAGCGCGCCGCCCGCTTCGATGTACTCCAGTTCCGCCTTGTTCACGCTGGGGTGATCTTTCGGGTCGTGAATCACTTTCAGCCACAGGAAACTGATAACGATGCCAAGACCGCCCATGAACCAGAATACGTGCGCCCAACCCACTTCGTGCGTCAGCCAGCCCATGATGGGAGCGAAGATAACGGTGGCGAAATACTGGGCGGAGTTAAAGATAGCGACGGCGGTACCGCGCTCCTGCGCCGGGAACCAGGCCGCTACAATGCGGCTGTTACCAGGGAAGGACGGGGATTCGCACAACCCGACCATAAAGCGCAGCATAAACAGCGAAATCACGATGGCTGAACCGTGGAACAGATCCACGAACCCTTGTAACAGGGTAAACAGCGACCAGGTGAAAATACTCCAGAAATAGACTCGTTTGGAACCGAAGCGGTCAAGCAGCCAGCCGCCGGGGATTTGGCCGATGACATAAGCCCAGGAAAACGCGGAGAAGATATAGCCCATGCCCACGGCATCAAGACCAATCTCTTTGGACATGGCGGAACCGGCGATGGAGATCGTGGCGCGGTCGCCATAGTTGAATGACGTGACAATAAACAGCATCACGACAATCCAGTAACGGGCGTTGGTTTTCTTTTGTAATACGCCTGCTGCTGTGCTGACGGTATTCATGATGAACTCCTACTTTCAGATAGCGGTTAGCTCATTCATTCCGAATAACAACACAATGTATAACAACACAATGTAGGGTTGGGTTACCAGAATGAAATCAAGAGTCGGTAATAGTTTGAAACCTGAGCAAAGGAACAAACAGAACAGCAAAAATAAACCACGAGACCTCTTCGACTTCTGGAGAGAATTATAAAGGGCGACTTTGGCAGCCTCACTGGACAAGCGCCCAACAATTACCGCCATCACCAACACGGATCATTGCAATCGCCCAACGGATTGGGAGTCATTTCACGAAAACGCCGTTTTTTGTCGTTCTGGTCGCAGAGCATGGTGGTGCCGATAAGGAAGGAAAAACGCGGGGAACGGAATAATGTGACAAGTCTCACTGCCTATTGTTTCTTCGCCAGAGAAATTAAGCACAGTGCATCAGGATGTCGGTCAATTGCATAATGCCTGTTGGCAGAAAGCTCACCTATACTGGTGCCGAGCAAAGTCATTATTAGCAGTAGCAGCGAAAATAAACCGCGCGTTATAACTTTAACCAGCGTTATAAACATATGAAGGTTAACATCATGTCAGATAACATAACAAAGGGTGTGGCCAGTGAGCGGCCGCTTTATATCAAGGTCCATGAGTCTGACAATGTTGCCATTGTCGTCAACAATAACGGCCTGAAAGCCGGCACCCGATTCAACTGCGGCCTGGAACTGAAAGAACACGTACCGCAGGGTCACAAGGTCGCATTAAGCGATATCGCCCTCGGCGCGTCCATCGTCCGTTACGGCGAAATCATCGGCTACGCCCTCAGGGACATCGCCCGCGGCAGTTGGATCGATGAGTCGTTGGTGGAATTGCCCAACGCCCCGGCGCTGGAAACACTGCCGCTGGCGACTCGGGTTCCACCTGCACTGCCACCGCTGGAAGGTTATACCTTTGAAGGCTACCGTAATCCGGACGGCAGCGTCGGCACCAAAAACCTGCTCGGCATTACCACCAGCGTCCATTGCGTCGCCGGCGTGGTGGATTACGTCGTCACGCTGATCGAACGCGACCTGCTGCCCCGTTACCCCAACGTGGATGGCGTGGTGGCGCTGAACCATTTGTACGGCTGCGGTGTGGCGATCAATGCCCCGGCCGCGGTAGTGCCGATTCGCACCATCCATAACCTGGCGCTGAACCCGAACTTCGGCGGCGAGGTGCTGGTGGTCGGGCTGGGTTGCGAAAAACTCCAGCCGGAACGCCTGTTGCAGGGCACGCCGGATGTGCAGGCCATCTCACTGGACGACACCAGTATCGTGCGGCTGCAGGATGAACATCATGTCGGTTTCAAATCGATGGTGGACGATATCCTGACCATGGCGGATAAGCATCTGCAACAGCTCAACCGCCGTAAGCGCGAAACGGTGCCGGCTTCCGAACTGGTGGTCGGCATGCAGTGCGGCGGCAGCGATGCCTTTTCCGGCGTGACCGCCAACCCGGCGGTGGGATTCGCCTCCGACTTGTTGGTACGTTGCGGCGCCACGGTGATGTTTTCCGAAGTCACCGAAGTCCGTGACGCCATCCATCTGCTCACGCCACGCGCCATCAATGAAGAAGTGGGTAAACGCCTGCTGGAAGAGATGGCCTGGTATGACGATTATCTGGACAGCGGCAAGACCGACCGCAGCGCCAACCCGTCTCCCGGCAACAAGAAGGGTGGCCTGGCCAACGTGGTGGAAAAAGCGCTGGGGTCTATCGCCAAATCCGGCACCAGCGCGATTGTCGAAGTGCTGTCGCCGGGTCAGCGCCCGACCAGGCGCGGTCTGATTTACGCGGCCACGCCGGCCAGCGACTTTGTGTGCGGCACGCAGCAACTGGCTTCCGGCATCACGGTGCAGGTCTTCACCACCGGACGCGGCACCCCTTACGGGCTGAAAGCCGTGCCGGTTATCAAGATGGCGACCCGCACGGCGCTGGCGGAACGCTGGCATGACTTGATGGATATCAACGCCGGCACCATTGCCACCGGCGAAGCCACCATTGAGGATGTGGGCTGGCAGTTATTCCGTTTTATTCTGGATATCGCCAGCGGCAGGAAAAAAACCTGGTCCGATCAATGGGGCCTGCACAACGCCCTGTCGGTATTCAACCCGGCGCCGGTTACCTGATACGCCTATTTACGCGTTAACCACCCACGCGTTAACCGCCCCGCTCGCCACCGGATGTTTGATCCGGTGGCGAGCGTTTTAAAATATTTCCCGCCCGCAACCTTTTATTAATTAGCTATATCATCCACGTAAATTTATTTTCGATAGAAAATAGCCAGCCGTTCATTTCATTGCGTCACCATTTAATTTCACTTAATAATTCGCACTATTGCCTTTTATTTTCACAAAGCACTTTTTCGTTACTGCTGTTAATAAAACGTTTTTATTGTGATCTCGGCTTTAAGAAAAAATAGAACAATATTTAATAAACCCAAATAAGGTAAAAAAAACGCCGCTCAAAAAATGATTTCATTGACAACACAAAGACGCAAAGCATAAATTCCCCCTTACAAAAAAATGGAATAACTTTACTCAGGGATGCTTTGAAATTTAAAGCGCCCTTTTTTTCGTATCTTTTAACCTTGTGTTAAAAAAAATAAAAATGATGATTCAACACACCTCTCAGCCCGTGTGATTAATCAGGCCGTGCTCACACGTCGGCCCTTCTATTCTCACGATATATTATTGATACACAGCATCGGGGTTTCCAATGAGGGTTAATGCACCTATTACACAACAGGAATACCTGTTGGATGACGGCACTACATTAATGTCGACCACGGATGTTAAAAGCCACATCACTTACGCCAATTCCGCCTTTATCCGCGTCAGCGGTTTTGATGAACATGAATTGATGGGAACGCCGCACAATATTGTGCGTCATCCGGATATGCCTGTCGAAGCCTTCGCCGACATGTGGTACACGCTGCAGCAGGGAGACAGCTGGACCGGTCTGGTTAAAAACCGTCGCAAGAACGGCGATCATTACTGGGTACGCGCCAACGTCACGCCGGTTTATCACCATAATCAGCTCGCCGGTTATATTTCGGTGCGCAATACCCCCAAAGCGGAAGAAATTCAGGCGGCGGAACCCTTGTACGAAGCAGTACAAAGTAAGCAGGCGCGCCATCTTCGGTTTTATAAAGGACTGGTGGTTCGAACCGGTGTGTTCTCGGTTCTGTCGCTGTTCCAGCGGCTATCGGTACGCTCACGGTTACGACTCGCGGTCCTGCTTGGCGGTCTGGTGCCGCTGGCGCTGACCTTACTGGGTTGCGGCGCGACGACGTCGATTGTCGCTACCCTACTATTGATGGTAACGATCGATCGGTTTCTGCAACGGCAAATCGCGCATCCGCTGCGTTTGATTCTGCGCCAGGCGCAACAGGTGGTGTCAGGTCGCCGGGCGGACAGCATTCATCTCAACCGGGTGGATGAAATCGGCCTGCTGCTGCGGGTGGTCAATCAGTTCGGGCTGAACCTGCATTCGCTGGTGGACGACGTCGGCACGCAGGTCGCGGGCATCAACAGCGTCAGCCAGCAGTTAGCCGACAGCAACGGCGATCTGAGCGCGCGCACCGAGGAAACCTCCGCCAATCTGCAACAGACAGCGGCAGCCATCGAGCAGATTACCGTCGCGGTTCAACAGAGCGCGGACACCGCCACACAGGCGACCCAAATGGCGCAAAACGCCAGCCTGTCCGCCAGTAAAGGCGGCGATATCATGGCTGAAGCAGTGGGCATGATGGAGGCGATTTCGAACGCCAGCCGCAAAATCGTCGATATCATCGGCGTCATCGACAGCATCGCGTTTCAGACCAACATCCTGGCGCTCAATGCCGCGGTGGAAGCGGCGCGGGCCGGTGTGGAAGGACGCGGCTTTGCCGTCGTAGCGGCGGAAGTACGTAGCCTGGCGCAGCATTCCGCGTCTGCCGCCCGCGAAATCAAAACGCTGATCGATGCCAACATGACCAGCGTTGAAAACGGCAGCGCGCTGGTGGACAAAGCCGGTCTGCATATTCAGGACATCGTCAACGACGTGCAACAGGTCGCGACCATGATCAGCGAGATCAGCAACGCCACCCGCGAACAAACCGCCGCGCTGTCGCTGATTAATGACTCCATTGCCCAGATCGAGCAGATGACCGCCGGCAATACCGGTATGGTCGATCAGTCAGCCGAGTTCGCCACCAGCCTCAGCAGGCAAGCGCTGCGGTTGACCGATGCGATTAATGTCTACGGGAAATGATTAATGTCTACGGGAAATAATGGTTGGCGCAAAGATACAATTCTTTACGCCTTGCCCCGAGCAAAGGGTAGATAGAATTCGCTTTTTGGTTAATAATCACTCATAAGATCGCGCCAGGTGCCGATAACAGAGATAGCAGGGACAGTCCCCTGCCCAGACGACATAATCAGGAGGATGTATGCTGAGTCCAATTACCAGCTCTGCGTTTGCAGTGATGCCGGTGCCAGCATCCACCAGCGTCGAAACCAACACTGAACAGAAGGTTTCCGATCGCAATCTGCAAAACCTGAAAGCCGCCGAGACATCTGGCGAAAGCACGAAAAAGCAGCAGGAAACCACGATTAACGGTCAGCAGCAGTCGATGCAGGCCCAGATTGTCGTGATGCAGGGTCAAATCGCACAGTTGCAAACCCAGCAAGTGCCGCCGCCGCAGGAAAGCAAACCGCTGGTCAAGCCGGTTGAAGGCGTCAATCGCCCGTCGGCCGAACACGCGATTGATATTTACATCTGATCGGTCGGAACGTGAAATCACATAGCCAAGCCCGCTACCAACCCAGCGGGTTTTGTTTTTCAGGGTGAAGGCAATCTCAATCATTAAAATCACCTCGTAAGCTGCACCGATAACAACATCACGGGTATCACGATTTCAAGGAGATACGTATGGTAGGTTCAGTTGGTTCGGCAACATCAACTCCGGGAGCAGCAAGCACCAGCACCGCAGGCGTTGAACAAAAGGTCGTGCAACTCACCAAGCAGGTTCAGTCCCTGACCAAAGAGCTGGGTACAGTGGCAGCAAAAATGCTCGCAGCTAAGACGGATGAAGAGCGCCAGTTGCTTCAGCAGCAGCAGAAAATGCTGCAGGCGCAGATCCAGCAATTACAGCAGCAGATTCAGCAACTGCAACAGCAAAAAGCCCAGCAGCAATCACAAGCAACGGACATCACCTCGTCCGCTCAGCAGGAAAAGAGTAATCCGCTTGCCGCTGACCGTTCGGTCGATATCTATATCTGATAGACCATTATTCCTGCTGACGCATTTGTATGGTCTTTGTCAGGAAAGCGAAAAGCCAATAAAGATACCACTGTGCTATGCCGATAACGGCATAGCCACTGTGGCTATTTTCAGGAGGAATTTATGGCAAGCTCTATCGGCTCGGCAACATCAGCCGTTTCTGCGTCATCAGGCAGCGGTAGCGCCAGTATTGAGCAGCAGATTTCCCAGTTAAATAAGGAAATTCAAACGCTGTCCAAGCAAGCGGTTAAGCTGACTCAGCAGGTGAAAGACGCAACAACAGATGAAGAACGTAAATTGCTTGAACAGCAGCAAAAGATGATTCAGGCGCAGATCCAGCAACTGCAGGCGCAAATTCAGCAGTTGCAGCAGCAAAAAACACAACAGGCTCAGCAGAATCAGCCGTCGGAGGTTTCCTCCATTCAATCAACCAAGCCTCAGGAAGGCGTTAACGCGCCGACGGATGAGAACAGCATCAATATTTACATCTAATCCCGTGTCTGGCTGATTATCGCCTGAAATGAATGAAAGCATCATTTATCGATATGATTAATGGTGCTTTTTTATTGGGTGAAAGCCTGTGCGGAAGGCAAA
The DNA window shown above is from Dickeya dadantii NCPPB 898 and carries:
- the garD gene encoding galactarate dehydratase encodes the protein MKVNIMSDNITKGVASERPLYIKVHESDNVAIVVNNNGLKAGTRFNCGLELKEHVPQGHKVALSDIALGASIVRYGEIIGYALRDIARGSWIDESLVELPNAPALETLPLATRVPPALPPLEGYTFEGYRNPDGSVGTKNLLGITTSVHCVAGVVDYVVTLIERDLLPRYPNVDGVVALNHLYGCGVAINAPAAVVPIRTIHNLALNPNFGGEVLVVGLGCEKLQPERLLQGTPDVQAISLDDTSIVRLQDEHHVGFKSMVDDILTMADKHLQQLNRRKRETVPASELVVGMQCGGSDAFSGVTANPAVGFASDLLVRCGATVMFSEVTEVRDAIHLLTPRAINEEVGKRLLEEMAWYDDYLDSGKTDRSANPSPGNKKGGLANVVEKALGSIAKSGTSAIVEVLSPGQRPTRRGLIYAATPASDFVCGTQQLASGITVQVFTTGRGTPYGLKAVPVIKMATRTALAERWHDLMDINAGTIATGEATIEDVGWQLFRFILDIASGRKKTWSDQWGLHNALSVFNPAPVT
- a CDS encoding MFS transporter; translation: MNTVSTAAGVLQKKTNARYWIVVMLFIVTSFNYGDRATISIAGSAMSKEIGLDAVGMGYIFSAFSWAYVIGQIPGGWLLDRFGSKRVYFWSIFTWSLFTLLQGFVDLFHGSAIVISLFMLRFMVGLCESPSFPGNSRIVAAWFPAQERGTAVAIFNSAQYFATVIFAPIMGWLTHEVGWAHVFWFMGGLGIVISFLWLKVIHDPKDHPSVNKAELEYIEAGGALVNMDVSATKKEVARGEKWHQIKQLLTSRMMMGVYLGQYCINALTYFFITWFPVYLVQARGMSILKAGFVASIPAICGFVGGVLGGVISDYLMRRTQSLTVARKTPIVLGMLLSMSMVVCNYVTTEWVVIAVMAAAFFGKGIGALGWAVMADTAPKEISGLSGGLFNMFGNISGIVTPIAIGYIVGSTGSFNGGLIYVGIHALVAILSFLFIVQDIKRIELKPYKPQ
- the gudD gene encoding glucarate dehydratase, coding for MTSQSSTPVITSMQVIPVAGHDSMLLNLSGAHAPYFTRNIVILKDNAGHTGVGEIPGGEKIRQTLEDAAALVVGKTLGEYKNVMTAVRNQFADRDSSGRGLQTFDLRTTIHVVTGIEAAMLDLLGQFLNVPVAALLGDGQQRDAVEMLGYLFYIGDRNKTDLPYQSQPNEKCDWYRLRHEEALTPETVVRLAEAAYEKYGFNDFKLKGGVLAGSEEAEAVTALAKHFPQARITLDPNGAWSLEEAIRLGKQLRGVLAYAEDPCGAEQGFSGREVMAEFRRATGLPTATNMIATDWRQMGHTISLQSVDIPLADPHFWTMQGSVRVAQMCHEWGLTWGSHSNNHFDISLAMFTHVAAAAPGRITAIDTHWIWQEGNQRLTKEPLQIVGGMVEVPKKPGLGVELDMDQVMKAHELYKNMGLGARNDAVGMQYLVPKWTFDNKRPCLVR
- the garR gene encoding 2-hydroxy-3-oxopropionate reductase, whose product is MAMKIGFIGLGIMGKPMSKNLIKAGYSLVVLDRNSAAVAEVVAAGATSAETPKAVAEQSDIVITMLPNSPHVKEVVLGENGVIEGARKGAVVIDMSSIAPLASREIAAALAEKGVVMLDAPVSGGEPKAIDGTLSVMVGGDKAVFDSSYEVMKAMAGSVVHTGDIGAGNVTKLANQVIVALNIAAMSEALVLATKAGVNPDLVYQAIRGGLAGSTVLDAKAPMVMDRNFKPGFRIDLHIKDLANALDTSHGVGAQLPLTAAVMEMMQALKADDLGSADHSALARYYEKLAKVEVTR
- a CDS encoding enolase C-terminal domain-like protein is translated as MSSTQDTPVITDMKVIPVAGYDSMLLNIGGAHGAYFTRNIVILTDNAGHTGVGEAPGGEVIYNTLTAAIPLVVGAQVARMNHLVHQVHKGNQSSDFDSFGNGAWTFELRVNAVAALEAALLDLLGQHLNVPVAELLGPGKQRDDVTVLGYLFYIGDRTKTDLPYLEGEQGKHPWYHLRHQKAMDSASVVRLAEAAADRYGFKDFKLKGGVLPGELEIDAVKALKKRFPDARITVDPNGAWLLDEAIGLCKGLNGVLTYAEDPCGAEQGFSGREVMAEFRRATGLPVATNMIATNWREMNHAVMLQSVDIPLADPHFWTMHGAVRVAQLCDEWGLTWGCHSNNHFDISLAMFTHVGAAAPGKPTAIDTHWIWQEGQHLTKEPLQIVNGKIKVPERPGLGIELDMEQVMKAHELHKKLPSGARNDAAAMQYLIPGWKFDRKRPVFGRELPKNSTF
- the garL gene encoding 2-dehydro-3-deoxyglucarate aldolase, with product MKTPLLPNQFRQDLQQGKTLIGCWCALGNPISTEVLGLAGFDWLVLDGEHAPNDINTFIPQLMALKGSHSAPVVRPPCNEPVIIKRLLDIGFYNFLIPFVESEEEAVRAVASTRYPPAGIRGVSVGHRSNAYGTEPNYFATINDNITVLVQIETQEGVDNLDAIAAVDGVDGIFVGPGDLSAALGYLGQPNHPEVQKVIRHIFERAAAHGKPSGILAPVEADARRYLEWGARFVAVGSDLGVFRGATQALCDKFKK
- a CDS encoding glycerate kinase, which gives rise to MKIVIAPDSYKESLSAQEVATQIEAGFREVFPDASYVKLPVADGGEGTVEAMVAATRGKIVKVNVTGPLGDDTDAFFGLSGDEKTAFIEMAAASGLERVPPHLRNPLLTTSYGTGELIRCALDHGVRHCIIGIGGSATNDGGAGMVQALGAQLLDDAKQPIGFGGAELARLAHIDTRSLDPRIRQCRFEVACDVTNPLTGKQGASAVFGPQKGATKAMVEQLDQALRHYAEVIRHDLDIDVEPVPGAGAAGGMGAALLAFCGAELRRGIEIVTEALGLDELVRDASLVITGEGRIDSQTIHGKVPIGVASVAKRYHKPVIGIAGSLTADVGVVHDHGLDAVFSVLYNICSLEEALDNAADNVRMTARNIAATIKLAQAIS